The DNA sequence GGCCGATATCCTCCTCCTACGCCACCTGCGGGTACTGAGGTTGAAATGTATTCCTTCTTCTTCCGTTGCCTCGACCTCTTCGACTAAGGCCGGCATATCCTTGCGTTCCCTCCTGTAGACCAAATGCACCTCCTTCGCTCCAAGCCGCAGAAGCGAACGAGCAGCGTCCATCGCTACGTTTCCACCGCCGACGACGACCACCCTTTTGCCCTTGACAAAGGAAAGGTCTTCGCCCATATTGAGCTTTCTGAGCAGGGAAATGCCACTTTCGACTCCCGACAATTCAAATCCGGGGATACCCAGTGCCTGTGAGCCTTGAGCGCCCATCGCAAGCAATAAGGCATCATGAGCTTGAAACAAATCGCCCATTTGGAGGTCGCGACCCACTGTGACGTTAAGCTTCACGTCAATTTTCCCTACATTCAATATCGATTTTATCTCGCTCTTCAATACGTCCTTGGGCAACCTGTAATCGGGAATTCCCCACCTCATCATTCCGCCAAGTTCGGGGTTGGACTCGTAAATACAAACATGATAGCCAAGTTGAGCTAACCTTAGCGCAGCGGTAAGACCGCCTGGCCCGCCGCCCACAACGCCAACGCTTTTACCCTTGTCCGGTTCATGGACTTCAGGAACCCATTCGCCGGTCTCTCGCGTCGTCATGAAGCGCTTTAGATCCCTAATGGCTACCGGTTCATCCACCTCCCCCCTACGGCATTTATCCTCGCAGAAGGAAGGACAGACCCGTCCACAGACGGAAGGGAAGGGATTGGATTTTCTGTGAACAGCCAACGCCTCATCGTAATTTCCCTGAGATATCAAAGATACGTAAATGGGGATTTTAACCTCGGCAGGGCAAGCGCTTTGACAAGGGGATGGGGCAAGCGTCGTGCAAACCCCTGCGGAACAACGTAGATCCAGGATATGCCTCTCATATTCGTCTTTAAAATATCGAAGGGTAGACAAAACTGGATTGGGTGCGCCTTGACCCAGGGCACATAGCGAGGCCTCCTTCATGAAATTGGCTATATCTTCAAGCATACTCAAATCTTCCATCTTGCCCTGCCCCTTGGTTATGCGGGTTAGGATCTCGAGCATCTTGCTCCCGCCTATGCGGCAGGGTGCACACTGCCCGCATGATTCCGCCACTACAAATTGCAAGAAAAATCTGGCCAGTTCGACCATGCAGGTCGTCTCATCCACGACTATCATGCCGCCCGAGCCCATCAAGGCCCCTGCTGCAGTCAGAGAGTCGAAATCGACAGTAAGATTTAAAGATTCCGTCGGAAGGCATCCACCCAATGGCCCACCGGTCTGAACGGCCTTGAACTTCCTGTCCTTTGCCACCCCGCCACCGACATCGAAGACTATCTCGCCCAACGAGGTTCCCATTGGGATCTCGAGTAAGCCGGTGTTTTTGACCTTGCCCGTCAGGGCAAAGACGGCCGTACCTTTGCTTTTTTCCGTTCCGATGGAGGAAAACCATTCGCTTCCTTTGAGGATTATCTGGGGAACAATGGCATAACTTTTTACGTTGTTTATGTTGGTGGGCTTTCCCCAAAGGCCCCTTTCGGCAGGGAAGGGGGGACGAGGCCTAGGCTCCCCTCGTCGTCCCTCTATGGAGGCCATCAGGGCCGTCTCTTCGCCGCATACGAAAGCGCCCGCTCCCTCCTTTATCTCTATATCGAAACTGAAATCGGAGCCAAGGATCTTCTCCCCCAGCAGGCCGTACTCCTTTGCCTGGGCGATCGCAGTCCTGAGCCTGCTGATGGCCAAAGGATATTCCGCTCTACAGTAGATAAAGCCCTTCTTTGAGCCTATAGCATATCCCGCGATAGCCATCCCTTCGACCAACGCATGAGGATCTCCCTCTATCAAGCTTCGATCCATAAAGGCACCAGGATCTCCCTCATCGGCGTTGCAAACTACGTATTTTGGTTCCTCGGGATTTTTCCTGGTCAACTCCCACTTAAGCCCCGTCGGGAAGCCTCCTCCTCCACGCCCCCTAAGGCCAGAGCTTTTTATCTCTTCTATGACGTGTTGCGGAGACATCTTGTAAAGCGATTTGGCCAAGGCCTGATATCCCTCCCGGGCGACGTATTCCTCGATGTGCTCAGGGTTAATCAAGCCACAGTTTCTCAACAAAATTCTTGTCTGATTCATATAAAAGGGTATTTGATGGTAACGGGGCACTACTTCCTCAGTGATTGGATCCCTGTACAAAAGCCTTTCCACTAGCATTCCCCTAAGTAAGGTCTTCTCAACTATCTCGGGTACGTCTCTTGGTTCTACCTGACAGTAAAAGATGTCCTCGGGATATATCACAACGACGGGCCCGATCGAACATAAACCATGGCAGCCGGAGAAGGTCACCAAGACCTCCTTCTCCAAATTATGCTTTCTTACCTCCTCCTCGAAGGCCTCCAATATTTCACGCGAGCCCCCCGCCGTACAACTCGTGCCGCGACAACATAAGACATTTGCCCTAAAAGAGTTGGTCATGGTAGACCTCCTTGATGCTCAAAAAATCATTGCCAGCTAAACAACACGTGCTGGCTGCGCCTTTGGGAGATTAGCCATTCAAAGACAACCCTTCCTCCGACGAGATGCTCTTTGACCAGGATGGGCACTTTATCCGGTGTTATATTCCTGTAAACTGCCACGCCATCTCTTGGTGTTTCGATCTCTACGACGGGCTCAAAGCTCGAGGCTCCTTCGCCTTCGGCTATGATAACTTTAGCTGCGATATTTGCCTTTCTTGTCTCTTCCATAAACGTCCTGGCAACCAACCTCGACGCTCCCTTGGGATCAAGAGGACTTACGAAAACCTTTATCGTCACTCCGGCCCCTTCCCTGATGGCTAATTCCTTTCTTGTCTCTTCCGCCAGCCTTTGAAGATCCTCGGGACTAGTGAGTTTAGAGGCACACATTTCACACCCCTCATTCCATAGAAGCTAAAATTCTTTTCATCTTGTCTTGAGTTAGCCTACCGACCACCTTGCCGTCCACCATCGCGGCCGGAGCCAGCCCGCAGGACCCAAGGCAATATACAATTTCGTATGTGGCTTTAAGATCTGAAGTAGTCTCCCCGGGCGGGATGCCTAGGGCTTCTTCTATGACTCGCCTTATTCGCGGGCCGCCTTTTACGTGACAGGCGGTGCCATCGCACTGTTGAATGATATGTCGACCCCTTGGCGTCAAATGAAACTGTGCGTAAAAGGTCGCAACTCCAAAGACCTTGCTGTATGGCACATGCAATAGCTCCGCCAAGGTCCTCAATGCCTCCTTAGGCAAATAGCCTATCGCCTCTTGTGTCCTTTGAAGAATGGGTATCAACCCCAAGTTCTCCTCTTTAGCCTTGGCCGCAATCGCCTCAATAACTGCAAAATCGTGCCCACCCCTGCATTCTTCTTCCGTCACTACTCTCCTCCTCTCGTGACAAGTATAACTAATCACATATATTTGTATATTCTACTATATTATAATTCCATTATAGTAGCCACATAGTTGTATATTGCATTATATTAATCTGTACGGCTGCAAGCTTTGCTACCCATTCCTGCAAATCGCCCCTATACATATGCCAAAAGTTTGATATCCTATTACAAGTTACAAAACGAGACGAGGGGTTTGAATTGGAACCGAGGAAGTTAGCAAGCAAACTACTTGCAATTGGCGTTAGCGAAGTGAGATTGGATGAGCCCTTGGCCATGCATTCCACTTGGAAGATAGGTGGACCCTCTGACATCTTGGTGCATATAACCGACA is a window from the Acetomicrobium flavidum genome containing:
- the nuoE gene encoding NADH-quinone oxidoreductase subunit NuoE, producing MTEEECRGGHDFAVIEAIAAKAKEENLGLIPILQRTQEAIGYLPKEALRTLAELLHVPYSKVFGVATFYAQFHLTPRGRHIIQQCDGTACHVKGGPRIRRVIEEALGIPPGETTSDLKATYEIVYCLGSCGLAPAAMVDGKVVGRLTQDKMKRILASME
- a CDS encoding FAD-dependent oxidoreductase, with product MTNSFRANVLCCRGTSCTAGGSREILEAFEEEVRKHNLEKEVLVTFSGCHGLCSIGPVVVIYPEDIFYCQVEPRDVPEIVEKTLLRGMLVERLLYRDPITEEVVPRYHQIPFYMNQTRILLRNCGLINPEHIEEYVAREGYQALAKSLYKMSPQHVIEEIKSSGLRGRGGGGFPTGLKWELTRKNPEEPKYVVCNADEGDPGAFMDRSLIEGDPHALVEGMAIAGYAIGSKKGFIYCRAEYPLAISRLRTAIAQAKEYGLLGEKILGSDFSFDIEIKEGAGAFVCGEETALMASIEGRRGEPRPRPPFPAERGLWGKPTNINNVKSYAIVPQIILKGSEWFSSIGTEKSKGTAVFALTGKVKNTGLLEIPMGTSLGEIVFDVGGGVAKDRKFKAVQTGGPLGGCLPTESLNLTVDFDSLTAAGALMGSGGMIVVDETTCMVELARFFLQFVVAESCGQCAPCRIGGSKMLEILTRITKGQGKMEDLSMLEDIANFMKEASLCALGQGAPNPVLSTLRYFKDEYERHILDLRCSAGVCTTLAPSPCQSACPAEVKIPIYVSLISQGNYDEALAVHRKSNPFPSVCGRVCPSFCEDKCRRGEVDEPVAIRDLKRFMTTRETGEWVPEVHEPDKGKSVGVVGGGPGGLTAALRLAQLGYHVCIYESNPELGGMMRWGIPDYRLPKDVLKSEIKSILNVGKIDVKLNVTVGRDLQMGDLFQAHDALLLAMGAQGSQALGIPGFELSGVESGISLLRKLNMGEDLSFVKGKRVVVVGGGNVAMDAARSLLRLGAKEVHLVYRRERKDMPALVEEVEATEEEGIHFNLSTRRWRRRRISAEEERVIFHYLTAPLQVIGSEGKVVGLLCQRLRLQDERGKSLFDVSARKASFPIEGSEFILDADIVVAAIGQKVDQSSLDQWGVRQHRNGTIEVNPRSFMTSREGVFAVGDVVLGPASIVEAVGQANKAARAIDRFLKGLPLPEPPSLMERPEAQKYEISDEDAERPRAKASILSPETRVYDFREVNLGFPNEHVAKAEAKRCLRCDLEER
- a CDS encoding thioredoxin domain-containing protein, with the translated sequence MCASKLTSPEDLQRLAEETRKELAIREGAGVTIKVFVSPLDPKGASRLVARTFMEETRKANIAAKVIIAEGEGASSFEPVVEIETPRDGVAVYRNITPDKVPILVKEHLVGGRVVFEWLISQRRSQHVLFSWQ